One window of Microbacterium sp. Root61 genomic DNA carries:
- a CDS encoding ABC1 kinase family protein, whose product MTDVGNMRARYRRIMRFAARYMVQSWWYELILPRVGLGRISAGNRAARVQRIAQRFHVLAVDLGGLMIKVGQFMSSRLDVLPPEITKELEGLQDEVPPVDFAAIRARAEAELGVPLERAFEYVDPTPLAAASLGQAHRARLSAADAADTGLSDVVVKIQRPGIDEVVAVDLRALRRVARWLSRVRIVATRVDMPSLVEEFASTTMEEIDYLHEAANAERFAEDFIGDARVAVPEVVWERTTRRVLTLQDVTAIKINDVEALRAAGIDPAEVAKEFAAVMFDQLFADGFFHADPHPGNIFVTPHPAGDSADADARRWHFTFIDFGMMGEVPEGLRRGLRRVLIAAASRDGKGLVDGIREVGVLLPSADTVELERAMTHLFARFGGMGFAELQDVDPREFRDFGVEFSDVVRTLPFQLPENFLLIVRAMSLTSGMCSSLDPAFNIWDAIEPYAGRLIREESGNVVQAFAKQAVSAAGVVARLPQRLDDLATHIEDGRIAVQTPRLDRRLDRLERAARRIVSAILFAGLLVGGILLRSEDAVLGIVLMALSVLPLLHALFAGVVGGRRGPG is encoded by the coding sequence ATGACCGACGTCGGCAATATGCGCGCCCGCTACCGCAGGATCATGCGGTTCGCCGCACGCTACATGGTGCAATCCTGGTGGTACGAGTTGATCCTGCCGAGGGTCGGCCTCGGACGGATCTCTGCAGGCAATCGTGCGGCGCGGGTGCAGCGGATCGCGCAGCGCTTCCACGTGCTGGCGGTGGATCTCGGCGGTCTCATGATCAAGGTCGGCCAGTTCATGTCGTCGCGACTGGACGTCCTGCCGCCCGAGATCACGAAGGAGCTCGAGGGGCTGCAGGACGAAGTGCCTCCGGTGGACTTCGCCGCGATTCGGGCCCGCGCCGAAGCCGAGCTCGGCGTGCCGCTGGAACGCGCCTTCGAGTATGTCGACCCGACACCACTGGCCGCGGCATCCCTCGGTCAGGCGCACCGCGCGAGACTGTCCGCCGCGGATGCCGCAGACACCGGTCTCTCGGACGTCGTCGTCAAGATCCAGCGCCCCGGGATCGATGAGGTCGTCGCCGTCGATCTCCGCGCGCTGCGTCGGGTCGCGCGGTGGCTCAGCCGCGTGCGCATCGTGGCCACCCGTGTCGACATGCCGTCACTGGTCGAGGAGTTCGCCTCCACGACGATGGAGGAGATCGACTACCTGCACGAGGCCGCCAACGCCGAGCGGTTCGCCGAGGATTTCATCGGTGATGCCCGCGTCGCGGTGCCCGAGGTGGTGTGGGAGCGCACGACCCGCCGGGTGCTCACCCTGCAGGACGTCACCGCGATCAAGATCAACGACGTCGAGGCGCTCCGCGCCGCGGGCATCGATCCGGCGGAAGTCGCCAAAGAGTTCGCGGCGGTCATGTTCGACCAGCTCTTCGCGGACGGCTTCTTCCACGCCGACCCGCATCCGGGGAACATCTTCGTCACGCCGCACCCTGCCGGCGACAGCGCGGATGCGGACGCACGGAGATGGCACTTCACGTTCATCGACTTCGGGATGATGGGCGAGGTCCCCGAGGGGCTGCGTCGCGGCTTGCGCCGTGTGCTCATCGCGGCGGCGTCCCGTGACGGGAAGGGACTGGTCGATGGGATCCGCGAGGTCGGCGTACTGCTGCCGTCTGCGGATACCGTAGAGCTCGAACGCGCGATGACCCACCTGTTCGCCCGGTTCGGCGGAATGGGGTTCGCGGAGTTGCAGGACGTCGATCCGCGGGAGTTCCGCGACTTCGGGGTCGAGTTCAGTGACGTCGTGCGGACGCTCCCGTTCCAGTTGCCGGAGAACTTCCTGCTGATCGTGCGGGCGATGTCGCTGACCTCGGGGATGTGCAGCTCCCTCGATCCCGCGTTCAACATCTGGGATGCGATCGAGCCGTACGCCGGCCGACTGATCCGCGAGGAGAGCGGCAACGTGGTGCAGGCCTTCGCGAAGCAGGCCGTGTCGGCGGCGGGCGTCGTCGCGCGGCTCCCGCAGCGCCTCGACGACCTTGCGACGCACATCGAGGACGGGCGCATCGCGGTGCAGACACCGCGCCTGGACCGCCGCCTCGATCGTCTCGAGCGCGCTGCGCGACGGATCGTGTCGGCGATCCTCTTCGCAGGGCTGCTGGTGGGAGGCATCCTGCTGCGTTCCGAAGACGCCGTGCTCGGCATAGTGCTGATGGCGCTGTCGGTGCTGCCGCTTCTGCACGCCCTGTTCGCCGGTGTGGTCGGCGGACGCCGCGGCCCGGGCTAG
- a CDS encoding PadR family transcriptional regulator → MSGSFMGDGFTARGRGGSGQGWPTTGIWEAMDQLRGMFEQKVTTPRMGRGDVRTAVLALLAEKPMHGYQIIREIEERSNGAWKPSPGSVYPTLQLLTDEGLISAQESDGRKTYSLTAEGRAVVEADAEKAAPWETPGAARESARTGALPKAGFDLAQAVAQVGRTGTPEQVKQAVDVLDEARRKLFSILAQD, encoded by the coding sequence ATGAGCGGTTCATTCATGGGAGACGGTTTCACGGCGCGAGGCCGTGGCGGCTCCGGACAGGGCTGGCCGACGACGGGCATCTGGGAGGCGATGGATCAGCTGCGCGGCATGTTCGAGCAGAAGGTCACGACTCCGCGGATGGGCCGCGGCGACGTGCGCACCGCGGTGCTCGCGCTGCTGGCGGAGAAGCCGATGCACGGCTACCAGATCATCCGCGAGATCGAGGAGCGCAGCAACGGCGCGTGGAAGCCCAGCCCCGGCTCGGTGTACCCGACGCTGCAGCTGCTCACCGACGAGGGGCTCATCAGCGCCCAGGAGTCCGACGGACGCAAGACCTACTCGCTCACCGCTGAAGGCCGTGCCGTCGTCGAGGCGGATGCCGAGAAGGCGGCTCCATGGGAGACCCCGGGTGCAGCGCGCGAGAGCGCACGCACCGGCGCGCTGCCCAAGGCCGGCTTCGACCTGGCACAGGCAGTCGCTCAGGTCGGTCGCACCGGCACTCCGGAGCAGGTGAAGCAGGCGGTCGACGTGCTGGACGAGGCACGACGTAAGCTCTTCTCCATCCTCGCTCAGGACTGA
- a CDS encoding M15 family metallopeptidase produces the protein MTRNLAPTTLVTPPYRLRRLTFVALGVCLAALLAAFVTIIVHSTFASAVAPFSPTAEEGLIAEGIAVTVVDDQVPAIGRLDPALLEAMRQAATDAAADGQTFQVTSGWRSTRYQQWLFEDAVEQYGSAQVAGEFVATPERSSHVTGNAIDIGPIDAQFWLIEHGARYGICQTYANERWHFELATEPGGVCPEMKANAAG, from the coding sequence ATGACTCGCAACCTCGCTCCCACCACACTGGTCACGCCGCCGTATCGGCTGCGGCGCCTCACCTTCGTCGCACTCGGCGTGTGTCTGGCCGCCCTGCTCGCGGCATTCGTGACGATCATCGTGCACAGCACGTTCGCCTCCGCGGTCGCTCCGTTCTCGCCGACCGCGGAGGAAGGACTCATCGCCGAGGGCATTGCGGTCACGGTGGTCGATGACCAGGTGCCCGCGATCGGGCGACTCGATCCGGCTCTGCTCGAGGCGATGCGTCAGGCGGCGACGGATGCGGCTGCCGATGGTCAGACGTTCCAGGTGACGAGCGGATGGCGCAGCACGCGGTATCAGCAGTGGCTCTTCGAAGACGCGGTCGAGCAGTACGGGAGCGCGCAGGTGGCAGGCGAGTTCGTCGCCACTCCGGAGCGCTCGAGCCACGTCACGGGCAACGCGATCGACATCGGGCCCATCGACGCGCAGTTCTGGCTGATCGAACACGGCGCGCGCTACGGCATCTGTCAGACCTACGCCAACGAGCGCTGGCACTTCGAACTCGCGACCGAGCCCGGGGGAGTGTGCCCCGAGATGAAGGCGAACGCCGCCGGATGA
- a CDS encoding response regulator transcription factor: MRVLIVEDELYLAEAIRDGLRLEAIAADIAGDGDSALEQLAVNAYEVVVLDRDIPGPNGDEIARQLAGKPESPRVLMLTAADRLDDKASGFESGADDYLTKPFALRELVLRLRALARRPAAGTPPIVEVSGIRIDRFRREVFRDGQYVALTRKQFAVLDVLMTAGGGVVSAEDLLERAWDENADPFTNAVRITISTLRKRLGEPWVIETVPGVGYRMNS, translated from the coding sequence ATGCGTGTACTGATCGTCGAGGACGAGCTCTACCTCGCCGAGGCGATCCGTGACGGGCTGCGCCTCGAGGCGATCGCCGCCGACATCGCCGGCGACGGCGACTCCGCGCTCGAGCAGCTCGCGGTGAACGCCTACGAAGTCGTCGTGCTCGATCGCGACATCCCGGGCCCGAACGGCGACGAGATCGCCCGACAGCTCGCCGGAAAGCCGGAGAGTCCGCGCGTCCTGATGCTGACGGCGGCCGACCGGCTCGACGACAAGGCGAGCGGGTTCGAGAGCGGTGCCGACGACTACCTCACCAAACCCTTCGCGCTGCGCGAACTGGTGCTGCGCCTGCGCGCACTGGCCCGGCGCCCTGCGGCCGGCACTCCCCCGATCGTCGAAGTCTCCGGCATCCGCATCGATCGCTTCCGTCGCGAGGTGTTCCGCGATGGACAGTACGTCGCCCTCACCCGGAAGCAGTTCGCGGTGCTCGACGTGCTGATGACGGCCGGTGGCGGCGTGGTCAGCGCCGAGGACCTGCTCGAACGCGCCTGGGACGAGAACGCCGACCCGTTCACCAACGCCGTCCGCATCACGATCTCGACGCTCCGCAAGCGCCTCGGCGAGCCCTGGGTGATCGAGACCGTGCCCGGCGTCGGCTACCGGATGAACTCATGA
- a CDS encoding sensor histidine kinase yields MTLTRQPGLSVRVKLALSYAGFLVIAGIALFIVGFLVLRFVPDGNLAVIGGRWAPSRDDLVEVFLKYAWWAMALLVAFGLLGGWILAGIVLRPLGRITDAAARARDGDLDVRIALPGRRDELTDLADAFDAMLDRVAHTLEEERRFAANASHELRTPHTIIRTMLEVAQADPDGRDVETLLERIRTTNERAIRSTESLLTLARVGRGVTLDREPVDLAAVASAAVDDIRADAAARGIRIDRSLAPCLVQGNRTLLEQLAANLLGNALLHNVDNGWIRVSVSSTGALEVENSGARVDPAIVGTLTEPFVRGAGRARRASGPDGVGLGLAIVASITRVHEGALEVVALESGGLHVRVVLAR; encoded by the coding sequence ATGACCCTGACGCGGCAGCCCGGGCTCTCGGTGCGCGTCAAGCTCGCGCTGAGCTATGCCGGATTCCTCGTCATCGCCGGCATCGCCCTGTTCATCGTCGGCTTCCTCGTCCTTCGGTTCGTACCGGACGGCAATCTCGCGGTCATCGGCGGACGGTGGGCACCCAGCCGTGACGATCTCGTCGAGGTATTCCTCAAGTACGCGTGGTGGGCGATGGCCCTGCTCGTCGCGTTCGGTCTCCTGGGCGGATGGATCCTCGCCGGCATCGTCCTGCGACCACTGGGGCGGATCACGGATGCCGCGGCCCGAGCCCGCGACGGCGACCTCGACGTCCGCATCGCACTGCCCGGTCGGCGTGATGAGCTCACCGACCTCGCCGACGCGTTCGACGCCATGCTCGACCGGGTGGCGCACACCCTCGAAGAGGAGCGTCGTTTCGCCGCCAACGCCTCGCACGAGCTGCGGACCCCGCACACCATCATCCGCACGATGCTCGAGGTGGCGCAGGCGGATCCGGACGGACGCGACGTCGAAACGCTCCTCGAGCGCATCCGCACGACGAACGAGCGGGCGATCAGGTCGACGGAGTCATTGCTGACGCTGGCGCGCGTAGGTCGCGGTGTCACCCTGGATCGGGAGCCCGTGGATCTGGCGGCGGTGGCCTCCGCCGCGGTCGACGACATCCGAGCGGATGCCGCGGCACGCGGCATCCGTATCGACAGGTCGCTGGCGCCGTGCCTCGTGCAGGGCAATCGGACGCTCCTGGAACAGCTCGCGGCGAACCTTCTCGGCAACGCGCTGCTGCACAACGTGGACAACGGCTGGATCCGGGTGTCGGTGTCCTCGACCGGAGCTCTCGAGGTCGAGAACTCCGGCGCACGGGTGGACCCGGCGATCGTGGGGACCCTCACGGAGCCGTTCGTACGCGGCGCAGGGCGCGCGCGACGCGCGAGCGGGCCGGACGGCGTGGGTTTGGGCCTCGCCATCGTCGCATCGATCACGCGGGTCCACGAGGGCGCTCTCGAGGTGGTGGCGCTCGAGAGTGGCGGGCTTCACGTCCGCGTCGTCCTGGCGCGCTGA
- a CDS encoding VanZ family protein has protein sequence MTDPTTTRRGGIRVLAALIAIAAVAALTLAPRWIVAPARGAFMRLMDAVTEPLLLWIPYGEAERVLNTIMFVPLGVTIALLLTRRAWPLAILAGFALSAAVEYAQASIPGRVPDPDDILWNTIGAAIGVALVTIPRLLAAAIRAQRARTTRT, from the coding sequence ATGACCGACCCCACCACGACCCGACGTGGCGGCATCCGCGTGCTCGCCGCACTCATCGCCATCGCGGCGGTCGCCGCCCTGACCTTGGCGCCGCGGTGGATCGTCGCGCCCGCCCGGGGCGCCTTCATGCGCCTGATGGATGCCGTGACCGAGCCGCTGCTTCTGTGGATTCCCTACGGCGAAGCCGAGCGCGTGCTCAACACGATCATGTTCGTGCCGCTCGGCGTGACGATCGCTCTGCTGCTGACTCGTCGCGCCTGGCCGCTCGCGATCCTCGCCGGTTTCGCCCTGTCGGCCGCGGTCGAGTATGCGCAGGCATCCATCCCCGGCCGGGTGCCGGACCCCGACGACATCCTCTGGAACACGATCGGCGCCGCCATCGGCGTCGCGCTCGTGACGATTCCACGACTCCTCGCTGCTGCGATCAGGGCTCAGCGCGCCAGGACGACGCGGACGTGA
- a CDS encoding GyrI-like domain-containing protein — protein MKIDLKKQISAYTAPRGSFEIIDVPPLRYLMIDGHGDPNAQEYADAIATIFPVAYKLKFFSKRELDRDYVVMPLEALWWSDDMASFTTDRDKSRWDWTALNLVPDWITDEQFADVRATVEAPVLDRLRLETLAEGRCVQTLHLGPFDDEGPTLDALHHDFIPGNGLRMTGRHHEVYLSDIRRTEPAKLRTILRQPVED, from the coding sequence GTGAAGATCGACCTCAAGAAGCAGATCTCGGCCTACACGGCTCCGCGCGGGTCGTTCGAGATCATCGATGTGCCGCCCTTGCGGTATCTGATGATCGACGGGCATGGCGACCCGAACGCTCAGGAGTACGCCGACGCGATCGCGACGATCTTCCCGGTGGCATACAAGCTCAAGTTCTTCAGCAAGCGGGAGCTCGACCGCGACTACGTCGTCATGCCGCTGGAGGCGCTGTGGTGGTCTGACGATATGGCGTCCTTCACCACCGATCGCGACAAGTCACGCTGGGACTGGACCGCCCTCAACCTCGTGCCGGACTGGATCACCGACGAGCAGTTCGCGGATGTGCGCGCCACCGTGGAGGCACCGGTGCTCGATCGCCTCCGGCTGGAGACCCTCGCCGAGGGGCGGTGCGTGCAGACCCTTCACCTGGGGCCGTTCGACGATGAGGGGCCGACTCTCGACGCTCTGCACCACGACTTCATTCCGGGCAACGGGCTGCGGATGACCGGCAGACACCACGAGGTCTATCTCAGCGACATCCGCCGCACCGAGCCGGCGAAGCTGCGCACCATCCTGCGCCAGCCCGTCGAGGACTGA
- a CDS encoding SulP family inorganic anion transporter, which produces MSALAPDHSSRYTIQPTVLQALRSPRLLTREVVAGLVVALALIPEAIAFSVVAGVDPRVGLFSSFVLAVVIAFTGGRPAMITAAAGAVALVIAPLAREHGADYLIATVILAGVIQIVLAVLGVAKLMRFIPRSVMVGFVNALAILIFVSQMPQLIDVPWPVYVLVAAGLGILVVWPRITRLIPGPLIAVVLLTAAVVVFGISVPNVGDQGELPQSLPSLLLPNVPLTWETLQIIAPYAFAVALVGLLESLMTAKLVDDITDTHSRKTREAWGLGVANLAAAFFGGTGGCAMIGQTMINVKTSGARTRISTFAAGIWVLVLVVLLGDVVAVIPMAALVAVMILVSVSTFDWHSIRPATLKRMPVSETLVMLVTVVATVWSHNLAIGVILGVLTAMVLFARRVAHFTTVTRTVDGEVARYRVDGALFFASSNDLTTQFDYAVDPPRVVIDMSRSHVWDASTVATLDAIVTKYERHGVTVEITGMNEATAAFHQRLTDRPDA; this is translated from the coding sequence GTGTCTGCACTCGCGCCCGACCACTCCAGCCGCTACACGATCCAGCCGACGGTCCTGCAGGCGCTGCGCAGCCCCCGCCTTCTCACTCGTGAGGTCGTGGCAGGCCTGGTGGTCGCGCTCGCCCTCATTCCCGAGGCGATCGCCTTCTCCGTCGTGGCGGGCGTCGATCCGCGCGTCGGGCTTTTCTCCTCGTTCGTTCTCGCGGTCGTCATCGCCTTCACCGGTGGCCGCCCGGCCATGATCACCGCAGCGGCCGGTGCCGTCGCCCTCGTGATCGCTCCGCTCGCACGTGAGCACGGGGCCGACTACCTGATTGCGACGGTGATCCTGGCGGGTGTGATCCAGATCGTCCTCGCGGTGCTCGGTGTCGCCAAGCTCATGCGCTTCATCCCGCGCAGCGTCATGGTCGGCTTCGTCAACGCGCTCGCGATCCTCATCTTCGTCTCTCAGATGCCGCAGCTGATCGATGTTCCGTGGCCGGTATACGTGCTGGTTGCCGCCGGACTCGGCATCCTCGTCGTCTGGCCACGCATCACCCGCCTCATCCCCGGTCCGCTCATCGCGGTTGTGCTGCTCACCGCCGCGGTCGTCGTCTTCGGCATCTCAGTGCCGAACGTCGGCGATCAAGGCGAGCTGCCGCAGAGCCTGCCGTCGCTCCTCCTTCCGAATGTGCCGCTCACGTGGGAGACGCTGCAGATCATCGCCCCCTACGCGTTCGCGGTCGCACTCGTGGGGCTGCTCGAGTCGCTCATGACGGCCAAACTCGTCGACGACATCACCGACACGCATTCGCGCAAGACCCGTGAGGCCTGGGGGCTCGGGGTCGCGAACCTCGCCGCGGCGTTCTTCGGTGGCACCGGCGGCTGCGCCATGATCGGCCAGACGATGATCAACGTCAAGACGTCCGGGGCACGCACCCGCATCTCCACTTTCGCGGCAGGCATCTGGGTGCTGGTCCTCGTCGTGCTTCTCGGCGACGTGGTGGCGGTCATCCCGATGGCCGCGCTCGTCGCAGTGATGATCCTGGTGTCGGTGTCCACGTTCGACTGGCACAGCATCCGACCGGCGACGCTGAAGCGGATGCCGGTGAGCGAGACCCTCGTCATGCTCGTCACCGTCGTGGCGACGGTATGGAGTCACAATCTCGCGATCGGAGTGATTCTCGGGGTGCTCACCGCCATGGTGCTCTTCGCCCGACGCGTCGCCCACTTCACGACCGTTACCCGCACGGTGGATGGCGAGGTCGCGAGGTATCGGGTCGATGGCGCGCTGTTCTTCGCTTCGAGCAACGACCTCACGACCCAATTCGACTACGCCGTCGACCCGCCACGCGTCGTCATCGACATGTCCCGGTCACACGTGTGGGATGCCTCGACGGTGGCGACGCTGGACGCGATCGTCACGAAGTACGAGCGTCACGGGGTCACGGTGGAGATCACCGGGATGAACGAGGCGACGGCGGCCTTCCACCAACGGTTGACCGATCGTCCCGACGCGTAG
- a CDS encoding GNAT family N-acetyltransferase codes for MTPYALAEGAVLRIAVPGDEAGILACIQGLADYEREPDAVENTVAALTASLFGAEPRVFAHVVEHEGEIVGIAIWFLTYSTWTGKHGIWLEDLFVYEDQRGTGYGKALIASLAAECVDRGYSRLEWTVLDWNAPSIAFYHSIGAVPMDEWTTQRLTGVELEALAAHGTGIATRRDDRSTVGGRPPSPRSSR; via the coding sequence ATGACCCCGTACGCCTTGGCCGAGGGGGCAGTGCTGCGAATTGCCGTCCCCGGCGACGAGGCCGGCATCCTCGCCTGCATCCAGGGTTTGGCGGACTACGAGCGCGAACCCGATGCCGTCGAGAACACCGTCGCGGCGCTGACGGCGTCGCTCTTCGGCGCCGAGCCGCGGGTGTTCGCGCACGTCGTCGAGCACGAGGGGGAGATCGTCGGCATCGCGATCTGGTTCCTCACCTACTCGACCTGGACCGGAAAGCACGGCATCTGGCTCGAGGATCTCTTCGTCTACGAAGATCAGCGCGGCACCGGCTACGGCAAGGCGCTCATCGCGTCACTGGCCGCCGAATGCGTAGACCGCGGGTATTCGCGTCTCGAGTGGACGGTGCTCGACTGGAACGCGCCATCGATCGCGTTCTACCACTCGATCGGCGCCGTGCCGATGGACGAGTGGACGACGCAGCGATTGACCGGCGTGGAGCTGGAGGCACTCGCGGCGCACGGGACAGGGATCGCTACGCGTCGGGACGATCGGTCAACCGTTGGTGGAAGGCCGCCGTCGCCTCGTTCATCCCGGTGA
- a CDS encoding DUF3054 domain-containing protein, with protein sequence MTNHAAAPSAPAPRSRTIALAFGLDVVLVVVFAIIGRASHAEHLTVEGVWQTAWPFLVGLVAGWLITMAWRAPLAPVRTGLGVWAVTLGGGMLLRGVARQGTAVAFIIVAAIVLLLFLVGWRGIAALVRRRAAVAR encoded by the coding sequence ATGACGAACCACGCTGCCGCTCCGTCCGCGCCCGCGCCGCGGTCCCGCACCATCGCCCTCGCCTTCGGCCTCGACGTCGTGCTGGTCGTGGTCTTCGCGATCATCGGACGCGCCAGTCACGCCGAGCACCTCACCGTCGAGGGCGTCTGGCAGACGGCCTGGCCATTCCTGGTCGGACTCGTCGCCGGGTGGCTGATCACGATGGCGTGGCGTGCCCCGCTCGCCCCGGTGCGCACCGGACTCGGTGTGTGGGCGGTGACGTTGGGCGGAGGGATGCTGCTGCGCGGTGTCGCCCGTCAGGGCACCGCTGTCGCGTTCATCATCGTCGCGGCGATCGTGCTTCTGCTGTTCCTGGTCGGGTGGCGGGGCATCGCGGCCCTGGTTCGGCGCCGTGCGGCGGTCGCTCGATGA
- a CDS encoding nitroreductase family deazaflavin-dependent oxidoreductase — protein MSGRSSGPPRVIVKATEPVARALAGRRWFPLWAVIHHRGRRSGTAYATPVALVPTVNPHEIVIGLPWGVQTNWAHNVIAAGGATLRWKGRDQPVVAPRIVEAAEAATLARPAFRPIVRRMPAAIVLERA, from the coding sequence ATGAGCGGACGCAGCTCGGGACCCCCGCGCGTCATCGTCAAGGCGACCGAGCCGGTGGCGCGAGCACTCGCGGGACGCCGATGGTTTCCGTTGTGGGCCGTCATTCATCACCGGGGACGCCGCAGCGGCACGGCATACGCCACGCCCGTCGCGCTCGTTCCCACCGTGAACCCCCATGAGATCGTCATAGGCCTTCCCTGGGGCGTGCAGACGAACTGGGCGCACAACGTGATCGCGGCAGGTGGCGCGACGCTCCGGTGGAAGGGGCGCGATCAGCCGGTGGTTGCGCCCCGCATCGTCGAGGCGGCAGAGGCCGCCACTCTCGCCAGACCCGCGTTCCGTCCCATCGTGCGACGGATGCCCGCAGCCATCGTGCTCGAGCGAGCCTGA
- a CDS encoding DNA polymerase IV, protein MTEPASWVLHVDLDQFIAAVEVLRRPELAGKQVIVGGRGDPTERAVVSTASYEAREFGVGSGMPLRIAARKAPDAIILPVDAPAYNAASEEVMATLRAQPDAVVQVLGWDEAFVGVRTDDPEAYARRIQRAVLERTQLHCSVGIGDTLVRAKNATDFGKPRGTFRLTVDNWLAVMGERPTIALWGVGSKISKRLASLGILTVEQLAIADYTALAAEFGPKMGPWFRQLGRGDGSTVVDDTPWVARGHGRETTFQQDVSDRGEIERAARVLLTQVLDEVVAEGRPVVGVGLKVRYAPFLTKTLVHKIAPTFDRETVAAEMMKLVARIEPDRPLRLLGVRAEMEMPDEAREGHSPTRSGW, encoded by the coding sequence ATGACCGAGCCCGCTTCATGGGTGCTGCACGTCGACCTCGACCAGTTCATCGCCGCCGTCGAGGTGCTGCGGCGTCCCGAACTCGCCGGCAAGCAGGTCATCGTCGGTGGACGCGGAGATCCGACCGAGCGCGCGGTCGTCTCCACGGCGTCGTACGAAGCCCGCGAGTTCGGCGTCGGATCCGGGATGCCGCTGCGCATCGCCGCCCGCAAGGCACCGGACGCGATCATTCTCCCGGTGGACGCCCCGGCGTACAACGCCGCATCGGAGGAGGTGATGGCCACCCTGCGCGCGCAGCCGGACGCCGTCGTGCAGGTCCTCGGGTGGGATGAGGCGTTCGTCGGGGTTCGCACCGATGACCCGGAGGCCTACGCACGCCGGATCCAACGAGCAGTGCTCGAACGCACGCAGCTGCACTGCAGCGTCGGAATCGGCGACACGCTCGTGCGCGCCAAGAACGCCACCGACTTCGGCAAGCCGCGCGGCACCTTCCGCCTCACCGTGGACAACTGGCTCGCGGTCATGGGCGAACGGCCCACGATCGCGCTGTGGGGCGTCGGCAGCAAGATCTCGAAGCGACTCGCGTCGCTCGGCATCTTGACCGTCGAACAACTCGCGATCGCCGACTACACCGCGCTCGCCGCGGAGTTCGGTCCCAAGATGGGTCCCTGGTTCCGGCAGCTCGGCCGGGGCGACGGATCCACAGTGGTCGACGACACCCCCTGGGTAGCGCGCGGGCACGGCAGAGAGACGACCTTCCAGCAGGACGTCTCCGATCGCGGAGAGATCGAGAGGGCGGCCCGAGTGCTCCTCACGCAGGTCCTCGACGAGGTAGTGGCCGAGGGGCGCCCCGTCGTCGGCGTGGGCCTCAAGGTTCGCTATGCGCCGTTCCTCACCAAGACGCTCGTCCACAAGATCGCGCCCACATTCGACCGCGAAACGGTCGCCGCCGAAATGATGAAACTCGTCGCACGGATCGAGCCCGATCGTCCGCTCCGTCTTCTCGGCGTCCGCGCCGAGATGGAGATGCCCGACGAAGCCCGCGAAGGACACAGTCCGACGCGAAGTGGGTGGTGA
- a CDS encoding MBL fold metallo-hydrolase has product MRVTKHEHAALTVERSGKSLIVDPGSFTLPLTDVGDTVAIVITHEHADHWTADHLDRILEMVPGTPIFAPQGVANAAAGYDITVVNPGDTVTVEPFTLKFFGGRHAVIHESIPVVDNVGVLIDDEFYYPGDSFTVPKGAKVAMLAAPVGAPWLKVGDAMDFVLAVAPLRAFATHDMTLSVIGRNMHKARLKWAVEQGGGEFVELEPGESADV; this is encoded by the coding sequence ATGCGAGTCACCAAGCACGAACACGCCGCCCTCACCGTCGAGCGCTCCGGGAAGTCGCTCATCGTCGACCCCGGCAGCTTCACGCTCCCCCTCACCGACGTGGGCGACACCGTCGCGATCGTCATCACCCATGAGCACGCCGACCATTGGACGGCCGACCATCTCGACCGCATCCTCGAGATGGTTCCGGGTACGCCGATCTTCGCTCCGCAGGGAGTGGCGAACGCCGCCGCGGGCTACGACATCACGGTCGTGAACCCCGGTGACACCGTGACGGTCGAGCCCTTCACGCTCAAGTTCTTCGGAGGGAGGCACGCGGTCATCCACGAGTCGATCCCGGTCGTCGACAACGTGGGTGTGCTCATCGACGATGAGTTCTACTACCCCGGCGACTCTTTCACGGTGCCCAAGGGCGCGAAGGTCGCAATGTTGGCCGCCCCCGTGGGCGCACCGTGGCTCAAGGTCGGCGATGCCATGGATTTCGTCCTGGCCGTTGCGCCTCTCCGTGCCTTCGCCACGCACGACATGACCCTGTCGGTCATCGGCCGCAACATGCACAAGGCCCGACTGAAGTGGGCCGTCGAACAGGGCGGCGGAGAGTTCGTCGAACTCGAGCCCGGCGAATCCGCGGACGTGTAG